The window TATACGGAGGACGGAATCGAGGTCCGTCGCCCGGTGGCCTGATCCGGGGTCGACTTCTGTTCCGGAGGAGCGCCGGCGCTGCAGCGCCGGAAGCTGGGTGGTACCGCGGTCATCCGTCCCAGGAGGGGCGGATCGTTTGTTTTCTGGAGGGGCCGATGCCGCGTTTCAAGCCCGTCTCTTCAAAAGTCGACTTCCCGGCCATGGAGCGGGAGATCCTGGCCTGGTGGGAGACGCACCGCGTCCGCGAGCAGTACCTCCGGCGCAACGAGAACGCCCCGCGGCGCTGGTCCTTTTTGGACGGCCCGATCACCGCCAACAACCCGATGGGCGTGCACCACGCCTGGGGGCGGACCTATAAAGACCTCTTCCAGCGCTACCGGACGATGCGTGGCTTCCGCCAGCGCTACCAGAACGGCTTCGACTGTCAGGGGCTGTGGGTAGAGGTGGAGGTGGAGAAGGACCTGGGCTTCTCCAGCAAGCGCGACATCGAGCGCTACGGCATCGAGCCCTTCGTCAACCTCTGCAAGCACCGCGTCCTGACCTATGCCGCGATCCAGACCCGCCAGTCCCTCAGGCTCGGGATGTGGATGGACTGGAACGACCCGCAGGATCTGGAGCGGCTGGCCGAGGCCGTCAAGACCGACCCGCGTCGGACGGTCGAGGTGCCCGTGCGGGGCGGGGGGTGGCTCCGGCAGAGCGCCGAGCAGATCATCGGCCGGCTGGGAGACCGTGAGATCGGCGGCTCCTACTTCACGCTGTCCGACGAGAACAACTACCAGATCTGGGGATTCCTCAAACGCTGCCATGAGCGGGGGCTGATCTACAAGGGCCACGACGTCATGCCGTGGTGTCCCCGCTGCGCCACCGGCCTGAGCGAGCACGAGATCGCCACGGAAGGGTACAAGGAGGTGACGCATCGGGGCGTCTTCCTGCGCCTGCCGCTCCTGGACGAGCCGCACAGCGCTCTGCTGGTGTGGACGACGACGCCCTGGACCCTCACCAGCAACGTCGCGGCGGCCGTCCATCCGGGGCTCACCTATGTGCGCGTTCGCCAAGGCGGCGAGACGTTGTACCTCGAGGAAGGAGCCCTGGGCGTGCTGCAGGGGCCGTACCAGGTGGAGGAGCGCCTGCCGGGCGCGGCGCTGGTCGGCCGGCGCTACCGCGGACCCTTCGATCACCTGCCCCCTCAGCAGGGGGTGGAGCACCGGGTCATCCCCTGGTCGGACGTGACCAGCGCCGAGGGCACCGGCATCGTGCACATCGCTCCGGGCTGCGGCGCCGAGGACTTCCAGCTGAGCAGGGAGCACGGGTTGCCGGTCATCGCGCCGATCGACGAGGACGGCGTCTTCCTCCCCGGGTTCGGTGAGCTGACCGGCCTGCGTACCGACGAGGCCGCCCGGCCGATCATCGACTATCTGACGCGCACCGGCCGGCTGTATAAGGTGGAGCCCTACACCCACCGCTATCCGGTCTGCTGGCGGTGCGGGACCGAGCTGGTCTTCCGGCTGGTGGACGAGTGGTTCATCCGGATGGATCCGCTCCGCGAGGAGTTGATGGCCATCACCCGGCGCATCCGCTGGATCCCGGGCTTCGGGCTGGACCGGGAGCTGGACTGGCTGCGCAACATGCACGACTGGATGATCAGCAAGAAGCGGTACTGGGGACTGGCTCTGCCCATCTACGAGTGCTCCTCCTGCGGCGCTTTTGAGGTGATCGGCTCCCGCGAGGAGCTACGGGAGCGGGCTGTGGCAGGGTGGGAGACCTTCGAGGGCCACAGTCCCCACCGGCCGTGGGTGGATGCGGTGAAGATCCGCTGTCCGCGGTGCGGGGCCACCACCGGCCGCATCGCCGACGTGGGGAATCCCTGGCTGGACGCCGGCATCGTCTCCATGAGCACGCTGCACTACCGCACCGATCCGGCGTACTGGCGGCAGTGGTTCCCCGCCGATTTCATCACGGAGAGCTTTCCCGGTCAGTACCGCAACTGGTTCTACTCGCTGCTGGTCATGGCCGCCGTCCTCGCCGCGGAGGAGCCCTTCCGGACCTGTCTCGGGCACGGCCTGGTGCGGGACGAGCAGGGACGCGAGATGCACAAATCCTGGGGCAACGCCATTGAGTTCAACGAGGCCGCCGATCGGGCCGGCGTGGATACGATGCGCTGGTTGTACGTGTCCCAGAACCCGGCCCAGAACCTCAACTTCGGCTATGGGATCCTGGACGACGTCCGCCGGCGCTTCATCATCCCGTTGTGGAACGTCTTCGCCTTCCTGGTGACCTACGCCAGCCTGGAGACCTTCGAGCTCGGCGACCTGCTCCGCCAGCCGCCCCAGGTGGGGACCCTGGACCGCTGGTTGCTCTCCCGCCTGACCCGTGTCGTCGGGACGGTCGCCGAGCGTCTCGACGACTACGACCCCCAGGGCGCCAGTCGGGTCCTGGAAGCCTTCGTCGACGACCTCTCCAACTGGTACGTGCGACGGTCGCGCCGCCGCTTCTGGAAGAGCGGGGCCGACGAGGACAAACGGGCGGCGTACTACACGCTGTACCGGACGATGCGGACCCTGACCCTCCTGCTCGCCCCCTTCATCCCGTTCCTGGCGGAGCGTCTGTACCAGGACCTGGTGCGGGTCGTCGAACCCGACGCCCCCGTCAGTGTCCACCTCTGCGACTTTCCCGAACCGGTGGAGGCGTGGCTCGACGACCAGCTGGAGGCCGAGATGGACGCCGTCCGCCGTCTCGTAACCCTGGGACGGGCCGCCCGCGGCCAGGCCAGACTCAAGGTCCGCCAGCCGCTGCCCGCCGTGCTCCTCGTCACGAAGTCCGCCGGGCTGCGGGAGCGGGCGGACCTGCTGGACATCCTGGCCGACGAGCTGAACGTGAAGGCGGTCCGGTTCGTGGACGACCCGGGCCGCTATGTCACCTTCGAAGTCAAGCCGCGGTTTGAGGTCCTGGGCCCTCGCTACGGCGCCGTGGTGCAGGCGATCGCCAGGCAGCTGCGGACCCTCGATCCGGGCGCGGCCCTCCAGGCCCTGGCCCGCGACGGCCGCCTCCGGCTCTCCGTGGACGGACGGGACGTCGTGCTGACGCCGGAGGAGCTGGAGATCCGGATGCAGAGCACCCGGGGCTACGCCGCCGAAGGAGCCGACGGGGAGTTCGCCATCCTGGAGACCGCGTTGACCCCCGACCTGGTGCTGGAAGGCCGGGCCCGCGAGCTGGTGCACCAGGTGCAGACCCTGCGCAAGGAGCTCAACCTGGCCGTGAACGATCGCATCGTGCTCCACTACGAGGGCCCGCTCCAGGACCTGCTCGCCGCCCACCGGGAGTACATCATGCGGGAGACCCTGACGGTCGAGGTGCGCGAGGGGGTGCCGGCGGGGCAGCCGGCCCGCACCCTGCAGCTGGACGGGGCGCAGGTCCGTCTGGCTCTGGCGCGCCACGGGCCGTAGCCTCCTGCGACTTCGGCAGGAACCCCGCGGGCAGGACAGAACACAGGACGGCGCGCGGCACGTCCGTGCCCCCGCTACCGGGAGCCATCATCGTGGCAGAGAAGATCATCGGTGTGCTCGGCGGGCTCGGCCCCTGGGCCACGGCGGACCTGTTCGAGAAGATTCTTCGCCTCACCCCGGCCCGGCGCGATCAGGATCACCTGCGCGTCATCATCGACAGCAACCCCAAGGTTCCGGACCGCTCTGCGGCCATTCTGGGCCGGGGGGAGGATCCGACCCCCGAGCTCGTCGCCACGGCGCGCAACCTGGAGCGCGCCGGGGCCGACCTGCTCGTCATCCCGTGTAACACGGCCCACGCCTTCTACGGGGCGATCGCCGCTGCGGTGAGGATCCCCGTGCTCCACATCATGGAAGAGGTGGCTGCCGAGGCGCGGC is drawn from Armatimonadota bacterium and contains these coding sequences:
- a CDS encoding class I tRNA ligase family protein, whose amino-acid sequence is MPRFKPVSSKVDFPAMEREILAWWETHRVREQYLRRNENAPRRWSFLDGPITANNPMGVHHAWGRTYKDLFQRYRTMRGFRQRYQNGFDCQGLWVEVEVEKDLGFSSKRDIERYGIEPFVNLCKHRVLTYAAIQTRQSLRLGMWMDWNDPQDLERLAEAVKTDPRRTVEVPVRGGGWLRQSAEQIIGRLGDREIGGSYFTLSDENNYQIWGFLKRCHERGLIYKGHDVMPWCPRCATGLSEHEIATEGYKEVTHRGVFLRLPLLDEPHSALLVWTTTPWTLTSNVAAAVHPGLTYVRVRQGGETLYLEEGALGVLQGPYQVEERLPGAALVGRRYRGPFDHLPPQQGVEHRVIPWSDVTSAEGTGIVHIAPGCGAEDFQLSREHGLPVIAPIDEDGVFLPGFGELTGLRTDEAARPIIDYLTRTGRLYKVEPYTHRYPVCWRCGTELVFRLVDEWFIRMDPLREELMAITRRIRWIPGFGLDRELDWLRNMHDWMISKKRYWGLALPIYECSSCGAFEVIGSREELRERAVAGWETFEGHSPHRPWVDAVKIRCPRCGATTGRIADVGNPWLDAGIVSMSTLHYRTDPAYWRQWFPADFITESFPGQYRNWFYSLLVMAAVLAAEEPFRTCLGHGLVRDEQGREMHKSWGNAIEFNEAADRAGVDTMRWLYVSQNPAQNLNFGYGILDDVRRRFIIPLWNVFAFLVTYASLETFELGDLLRQPPQVGTLDRWLLSRLTRVVGTVAERLDDYDPQGASRVLEAFVDDLSNWYVRRSRRRFWKSGADEDKRAAYYTLYRTMRTLTLLLAPFIPFLAERLYQDLVRVVEPDAPVSVHLCDFPEPVEAWLDDQLEAEMDAVRRLVTLGRAARGQARLKVRQPLPAVLLVTKSAGLRERADLLDILADELNVKAVRFVDDPGRYVTFEVKPRFEVLGPRYGAVVQAIARQLRTLDPGAALQALARDGRLRLSVDGRDVVLTPEELEIRMQSTRGYAAEGADGEFAILETALTPDLVLEGRARELVHQVQTLRKELNLAVNDRIVLHYEGPLQDLLAAHREYIMRETLTVEVREGVPAGQPARTLQLDGAQVRLALARHGP